The following are encoded in a window of Amycolatopsis lexingtonensis genomic DNA:
- a CDS encoding GP88 family protein: MVQGRCRHPASALLPTNSATSNSRGYQYNGTYLFPQVKARHQENLRWTLDDLPGWKHAMLDELSHKRFIDAWVRIHDSGDFYSRAYLSAWLDVMRARQRTRFYAYTKEVAAFRELVEPNPPRNFWWIYSYGGTQESTLDPAVDRVADVIPDEQPIAAAGWHSQEESDLLAVLGPAPVGIPANNIAHFKARQAGRRWSRWQAGVDAARAARRASARSTASGANRSSPSGSPR; this comes from the coding sequence ATGGTCCAGGGCAGGTGCCGGCACCCGGCATCTGCCCTGCTCCCGACCAACTCCGCAACCTCCAATTCCCGGGGTTACCAGTACAACGGCACCTACCTCTTCCCTCAGGTGAAGGCCCGGCACCAGGAAAACCTGCGCTGGACTCTGGACGACCTGCCCGGTTGGAAACACGCGATGCTGGACGAGTTGTCGCACAAGCGTTTTATCGACGCGTGGGTGCGGATCCACGACAGCGGCGACTTCTACTCCCGTGCCTACCTGTCCGCGTGGCTGGATGTCATGCGCGCCCGGCAGCGAACCCGGTTCTATGCCTACACCAAAGAAGTCGCGGCGTTCCGGGAGCTGGTCGAGCCGAATCCGCCGCGGAACTTCTGGTGGATCTATTCTTACGGCGGCACCCAGGAATCCACATTGGACCCGGCCGTGGACCGGGTCGCGGACGTCATCCCTGACGAGCAGCCCATTGCCGCCGCGGGCTGGCACTCCCAGGAAGAGTCCGACCTGCTCGCGGTCCTGGGCCCGGCACCGGTCGGCATCCCTGCGAACAACATCGCGCACTTCAAAGCCCGCCAGGCCGGGCGCCGGTGGAGCCGCTGGCAGGCCGGCGTCGATGCCGCCCGCGCAGCCCGCCGCGCGAGCGCCAGGTCAACCGCATCCGGCGCGAACCGGTCGAGCCCATCCGGAAGCCCACGCTAG
- a CDS encoding FAD-dependent monooxygenase: MSKARIVIAGAGLAGLTLAHYLHRHGIQVAVYERDNGLSAREAGYRVHINSTGTSALHAALEPRLWELFLATCGMPDDDMLLFDEQLNLRPPRDKAASTGTGVPTEIPEHLAVCRSTLRRILFLGLEEVVHFGAKVTGYRSNPGSTVTVLLEDGGTAEADVLIAADGINSAVRAQRLPQVRVADLGARSIAAKIPLTEETKAKLPAQLYNAFSMAYDSDYTGLTLGPLERTNPRSPLVTQQDPEFQQEARENYALSIFNSTAEHMLPDADLFSAGPDKLKAYVLQRLSTWHPALVEIARLWDTATVQALAVRSCVPIAPWESSTVTVMGDAIHAMSPALGIGANTALRDAHVLGNHLLAAADGDATLLDAIAAYEQSMREYAYQALRKSAFVGQKVVGHLPLPE; the protein is encoded by the coding sequence GTGTCCAAAGCACGTATCGTCATCGCCGGCGCCGGGTTGGCCGGCTTGACTTTGGCCCACTATCTGCACCGTCACGGCATTCAGGTCGCCGTCTACGAGCGCGACAACGGCCTCTCGGCACGCGAGGCCGGGTACCGCGTGCACATCAATTCGACCGGTACCTCTGCCTTGCACGCCGCCCTGGAACCGCGGTTGTGGGAGTTGTTCCTGGCGACCTGCGGCATGCCCGACGATGACATGCTGCTCTTCGACGAACAACTCAACCTGCGCCCACCCCGCGACAAGGCCGCGTCCACAGGTACCGGAGTACCCACCGAGATCCCGGAACACCTCGCGGTGTGCCGCTCCACCCTGCGCCGAATCCTTTTCCTCGGCCTCGAAGAGGTCGTGCACTTCGGCGCGAAGGTCACCGGCTACCGGAGCAACCCGGGCTCGACGGTCACCGTGCTGCTGGAGGACGGCGGCACGGCCGAGGCCGACGTGCTCATCGCCGCGGACGGCATCAATTCCGCCGTGCGAGCCCAACGGCTGCCGCAGGTCCGGGTCGCCGATCTCGGTGCCCGATCGATCGCCGCCAAGATCCCCCTCACCGAAGAGACCAAGGCGAAGCTCCCGGCTCAGCTGTACAACGCGTTCTCCATGGCCTACGACAGCGACTACACCGGCCTCACCCTGGGCCCCCTGGAACGCACCAACCCGCGCTCACCTCTGGTCACCCAGCAGGACCCCGAGTTCCAGCAGGAAGCACGCGAGAACTACGCGCTGAGCATCTTCAACTCGACGGCGGAACACATGCTCCCCGACGCCGATCTGTTCAGCGCCGGACCGGACAAGCTAAAAGCCTACGTGCTGCAACGGCTGAGCACTTGGCACCCCGCCCTGGTGGAAATCGCCCGGCTCTGGGACACCGCCACAGTGCAAGCCCTCGCCGTCCGCAGCTGCGTGCCGATCGCCCCATGGGAATCGTCGACCGTGACCGTCATGGGTGACGCCATCCACGCGATGAGCCCGGCACTGGGCATCGGCGCCAACACAGCACTGCGTGACGCCCACGTCCTCGGCAACCACCTGTTGGCCGCGGCCGACGGCGACGCGACGCTGCTCGACGCGATCGCTGCCTACGAGCAATCGATGCGCGAGTACGCCTACCAGGCGCTGCGGAAGTCAGCATTCGTCGGTCAGAAGGTGGTCGGCCACCTCCCGCTGCCCGAGTAG
- a CDS encoding site-specific integrase — protein MTADPKDATLADPIVAAQLVLSSLGVSLEDLVEHKASEPKFVPTFTEYVPEVAAATPPSSRGLWISYWRILEREWGDRRITEPTASDLEELSLKVQERAAARSGSRGGTGARSNFTDAVKRFYRLAVRDKYVAADSNPAAGLRRPTQLRSRRRALAPMQLAEITEVAGTTGGDPVLDTLVLRHHTETACRRSGVVNLRNIDLNVADCTIWIREKGTVREQPVSRTLMYELLDHSHRRNPHGAPHDQVLRRLDGRPLTNNYYQWLWQRLGKHLNWVAQRGVSAHWIRYTTLNWVERNFGYAVAAAFAGHAPGGSRAGDTLTYVEATLAEVATALAVLVCEAHPLALPGYPPPTTAS, from the coding sequence ATGACCGCCGACCCCAAGGACGCGACCTTGGCGGACCCGATCGTCGCGGCCCAGCTGGTGCTCAGCTCGCTGGGCGTGTCGCTTGAGGACCTCGTCGAGCACAAGGCGTCCGAGCCGAAGTTCGTTCCCACGTTCACGGAGTACGTGCCCGAGGTCGCCGCGGCCACGCCGCCGAGCAGCCGCGGCTTGTGGATCAGCTACTGGCGCATCCTCGAGCGAGAATGGGGCGACCGACGGATTACCGAACCGACCGCGTCAGACCTCGAAGAGCTTTCCCTCAAGGTCCAAGAGCGTGCGGCCGCACGCAGCGGATCCCGGGGCGGCACCGGCGCGCGATCGAACTTCACCGACGCGGTGAAGCGGTTCTACCGTCTGGCGGTCAGGGACAAGTACGTCGCCGCGGACAGCAACCCCGCAGCCGGATTGCGACGACCCACGCAGCTGCGTAGCCGGCGACGTGCGCTAGCCCCGATGCAGTTGGCCGAGATCACCGAGGTCGCCGGGACGACCGGAGGGGACCCCGTACTCGACACCCTTGTCCTGCGCCACCACACCGAGACCGCCTGCCGGCGCAGCGGCGTGGTGAACCTCCGCAACATCGACCTCAACGTAGCGGACTGCACGATCTGGATCAGGGAAAAGGGCACCGTGCGCGAGCAGCCGGTGTCCCGGACGCTGATGTACGAACTGCTCGACCACTCGCACCGGCGCAACCCACACGGCGCGCCGCACGACCAGGTTCTGCGGCGCCTCGACGGACGCCCCCTCACCAACAACTACTACCAGTGGCTCTGGCAGCGGTTGGGCAAGCACTTGAACTGGGTCGCCCAGCGGGGCGTCAGCGCGCACTGGATCCGCTACACCACCTTGAACTGGGTCGAACGCAACTTCGGCTACGCCGTCGCTGCGGCTTTTGCCGGACACGCCCCGGGAGGCAGCCGAGCGGGGGACACCCTCACATACGTCGAAGCGACGCTGGCGGAAGTGGCGACGGCGCTGGCGGTCCTGGTGTGCGAAGCACACCCGCTGGCACTCCCCGGCTACCCCCCACCGACGACAGCAAGCTAA
- a CDS encoding DUF2690 domain-containing protein: protein MRRNLPALILVALLSCTLSVALGTNASAAPSYEQKSPYADFGGYRCGDSYITLDRREIIGYDTVWGVVYLRYSTRCATIFAYVNFGGPLNSTEYGNAHVRGWNGENYTCDTPGGNGRVVTGQTSCYTPMTTDFNGWAEGYYYSKNSSGGWVMKGFGTTKPPA from the coding sequence ATGAGACGAAATTTGCCTGCTCTGATATTGGTTGCATTACTATCCTGCACGCTGTCCGTTGCGTTGGGGACCAATGCGAGTGCTGCACCGTCGTACGAACAAAAATCGCCCTACGCCGACTTCGGCGGCTATCGGTGCGGAGACAGCTACATCACGCTGGACCGGCGGGAGATAATCGGCTACGACACGGTGTGGGGTGTCGTGTATCTCCGGTACAGTACTCGATGTGCCACTATCTTCGCCTATGTCAACTTTGGCGGACCGCTCAATTCCACTGAATACGGAAATGCGCACGTCCGAGGATGGAACGGCGAGAACTACACGTGCGACACGCCGGGTGGCAACGGGCGAGTGGTGACCGGGCAGACTAGCTGCTACACCCCCATGACGACTGATTTCAATGGATGGGCGGAGGGTTATTACTATTCGAAGAACAGTTCGGGTGGCTGGGTCATGAAGGGCTTCGGGACGACGAAACCGCCTGCCTGA
- a CDS encoding oxygenase MpaB family protein: protein MSNLSRRNVLSLGVALGLVSAASAVPAWASTGAAAAGTDPWWTWDDEVDRLMAGILDTGQVPAVNTALKSWVNNSDALPTGLPTDLAGYLQRVNGLPSWADPAKLRRAADFNRRKDTYLFMLYGLGSGIMSTVIPREAKSVYWSAGGANMQDRAAKTFTFGYDLSDLNAFEPTGQFVVTANKTRLVHAAVRHLLPQSSHWRAVADEQIPISNGDILVTFHSLGTYVHRKLLEWRVPMSAADEEAFLHQWQVAIHLLGVRDEFIPKTWAEADAQSTRVLTPLLSPTTEGKELAEDLLGLTAQIDLGVTRGFLNEFVRYVLSDAVGDWLGLPRDYAAATLVRTGWPAYIAFREGLLPIAPAGFYLFDQFIRAIAMLFLNKVSSPTSTPITIPTGNRPGA, encoded by the coding sequence ATGAGCAATCTCAGCCGGAGGAACGTCCTTTCGCTCGGTGTCGCACTGGGGTTGGTGAGCGCGGCGAGCGCCGTCCCGGCCTGGGCGTCGACCGGCGCCGCCGCCGCGGGCACGGACCCGTGGTGGACGTGGGACGACGAGGTGGACCGCCTGATGGCTGGCATCCTCGACACCGGCCAGGTCCCCGCAGTCAACACCGCCCTGAAGTCGTGGGTGAACAACAGCGACGCGCTGCCCACCGGCCTGCCCACCGACCTCGCCGGCTACCTCCAGCGGGTCAACGGGCTCCCGTCCTGGGCCGACCCCGCCAAGCTGCGCCGCGCCGCCGACTTCAACCGGCGCAAGGACACCTACCTGTTCATGCTCTACGGCCTGGGCAGCGGCATCATGAGCACGGTCATCCCGCGCGAGGCCAAGTCGGTCTACTGGTCCGCGGGCGGGGCGAACATGCAGGACCGCGCCGCGAAGACGTTCACCTTCGGCTACGACCTGAGCGACCTGAACGCGTTCGAGCCGACCGGCCAGTTCGTGGTCACGGCCAACAAGACGCGCCTGGTGCACGCCGCGGTCCGCCACCTGCTGCCGCAGTCGTCGCACTGGCGGGCGGTCGCCGACGAGCAGATCCCGATCAGCAACGGCGACATCCTGGTGACCTTCCACAGCCTCGGCACCTACGTGCACCGGAAGCTGCTCGAATGGCGCGTCCCGATGTCGGCGGCGGACGAAGAGGCCTTCCTGCACCAGTGGCAGGTCGCGATCCACCTGCTCGGCGTCCGGGACGAGTTCATCCCCAAGACCTGGGCCGAGGCCGACGCGCAGTCGACGCGGGTGCTCACCCCGCTGCTGTCCCCGACGACGGAGGGCAAGGAACTGGCGGAGGACCTGCTCGGCCTGACCGCGCAGATCGACCTGGGCGTCACCCGCGGCTTCCTGAACGAATTCGTCCGCTACGTCTTGAGCGACGCGGTCGGCGATTGGCTCGGCCTCCCCCGCGACTACGCGGCGGCCACCCTGGTCCGCACCGGGTGGCCGGCCTACATCGCGTTCCGGGAAGGCCTCCTGCCGATCGCGCCCGCCGGGTTCTACCTGTTCGACCAGTTCATCCGCGCGATCGCGATGCTGTTCCTGAACAAGGTCAGCTCCCCGACGTCCACCCCGATCACGATCCCGACGGGCAACCGGCCGGGAGCCTGA
- a CDS encoding TetR/AcrR family transcriptional regulator has protein sequence MTAGPAAAARPRNRKQLIVEAAGAVFSERGYHSASMEEIAAAVGITAAALYRHFPNKYALFAECANVMVDRLVAALDEVPEDGALADVLAAATRVTVAHRAAGGVYRWEARYLDRDDRRVLKGKFAHVVGRVAAAVRREHPRPDEQLRAVAALGAIGSITMHHNTFARRRVEDLLLAAALRIAATDTRRALAGGPLVELPAVPQPRTRRSEILAAAIPLFERAGFAAVTNGMIAEAVGLVPSGLYRYFPGKADILAAACLQAAGLLAQAVEHNLRGVTGAHDALSVLTATYVAYSFEHHALTSVADAEIVGLPDGLRRPLVAAQREHIAVWEQHLRQARPDLDARQARVLVHAGFGVVVEAGRRLRWADSPEHRAAVAALFMSALGL, from the coding sequence GTGACCGCCGGGCCGGCCGCGGCGGCCCGGCCGCGCAACCGCAAGCAGCTCATCGTCGAGGCGGCCGGCGCGGTGTTCAGCGAGCGCGGCTACCACTCGGCGTCCATGGAGGAGATCGCGGCGGCCGTCGGCATCACCGCCGCGGCCCTGTACCGCCACTTCCCGAACAAGTACGCGCTGTTCGCCGAGTGCGCGAACGTCATGGTGGACCGGCTCGTCGCGGCGCTCGACGAAGTGCCGGAAGACGGGGCCTTGGCGGACGTCCTGGCCGCCGCCACCCGCGTCACCGTCGCCCACCGCGCGGCCGGCGGGGTGTACCGGTGGGAGGCCCGCTACCTCGACCGCGACGACCGCCGCGTGCTCAAGGGGAAGTTCGCGCACGTCGTCGGCCGGGTGGCGGCGGCGGTCCGGCGCGAGCACCCGCGGCCCGACGAGCAGCTGCGGGCGGTGGCGGCGCTGGGCGCGATCGGCTCCATCACGATGCACCACAACACCTTCGCCCGGCGGCGCGTCGAAGACCTCTTGCTGGCCGCCGCGCTGCGCATCGCCGCGACCGACACCCGGCGGGCGCTCGCGGGCGGCCCGCTCGTCGAACTGCCCGCCGTACCCCAGCCCCGCACGCGGCGTTCGGAGATCCTCGCCGCCGCCATCCCGCTGTTCGAACGGGCCGGGTTCGCCGCCGTCACCAACGGCATGATCGCCGAAGCCGTGGGCCTGGTGCCCTCCGGGCTCTACCGGTACTTCCCCGGCAAGGCCGACATCCTGGCGGCGGCGTGCCTGCAGGCGGCCGGCCTGCTGGCCCAGGCGGTCGAACACAACCTGCGCGGGGTGACCGGCGCCCACGACGCCCTGAGCGTGCTGACCGCGACCTACGTGGCGTACAGCTTCGAGCACCACGCCCTCACCAGCGTGGCCGACGCCGAGATCGTCGGTCTGCCGGACGGTTTGCGCCGTCCCTTGGTGGCCGCGCAGCGCGAGCACATCGCCGTCTGGGAGCAGCACCTGCGCCAGGCCCGCCCCGACCTCGACGCGCGCCAGGCACGGGTGCTGGTGCACGCCGGGTTCGGCGTGGTGGTCGAGGCCGGGCGCCGCCTGCGGTGGGCGGACAGCCCCGAGCACCGGGCCGCCGTGGCCGCGTTGTTCATGAGCGCGCTGGGGCTGTGA
- a CDS encoding epoxide hydrolase family protein, with translation MSVHAFEAHAPDADLDELRARLAAARLPEAETVEERWGQGVPLADLADVVEYWRTGYDWRSFEDRLNHIGQFRTTIDGLGIHFLHRRSARADATPLLLTHGWPGSVAEFADVVDELAAPEDASKPAFHVVAPSLPGFGYSDKPATTGWGTEKIAAAWVELMGRLGYREFTAHGGDWGGNITTVLGGRFPEHVLGIHTTFAEGPPGLSTDGLTATEREWAEETRHFWRHRAAYAKQQATRPQTIGYSLVDSPVGLLAWILDKFAEWSDTEDSPFETISRDRILDDVTLYWLTRTGASAARIYYESHNSLDPELRVDVPAAITTYPRDIEKYPRPWAQERYRRIVRWNAPAKGGHFPSLEVPEYFVEDLREGLAAVLAVSSRGGTSLPAAGRCPAR, from the coding sequence ATGTCCGTGCACGCGTTCGAAGCCCACGCGCCCGACGCCGACCTCGACGAGCTGCGCGCGCGGCTCGCCGCCGCCCGGCTCCCGGAAGCCGAGACGGTCGAGGAGCGCTGGGGGCAGGGCGTTCCGCTCGCCGACCTCGCCGACGTCGTCGAGTACTGGCGCACCGGGTACGACTGGCGGTCGTTCGAGGACCGGCTCAACCACATCGGCCAGTTCCGCACGACCATCGACGGGCTGGGCATCCACTTCCTGCACCGCCGCTCCGCGCGCGCGGACGCCACTCCCCTGCTCCTGACGCACGGCTGGCCGGGCAGCGTCGCCGAGTTCGCCGACGTCGTGGACGAGCTGGCGGCCCCGGAAGACGCGAGCAAGCCGGCGTTCCACGTCGTGGCCCCGTCACTGCCGGGCTTCGGCTACAGCGACAAGCCGGCCACCACCGGCTGGGGCACCGAAAAGATCGCGGCCGCCTGGGTGGAGCTGATGGGACGGCTCGGCTACCGCGAGTTCACCGCCCACGGCGGCGACTGGGGCGGCAACATCACCACGGTCCTCGGCGGCCGGTTCCCGGAGCACGTCCTCGGCATCCACACGACTTTCGCGGAGGGCCCGCCCGGGCTGTCCACGGACGGGCTGACGGCGACCGAGCGCGAGTGGGCCGAGGAAACCCGCCACTTCTGGCGCCACCGCGCGGCGTACGCCAAGCAGCAGGCGACCCGGCCGCAGACCATCGGCTACTCGCTCGTCGACTCCCCGGTCGGGCTGCTCGCCTGGATCCTCGACAAGTTCGCCGAATGGTCCGACACCGAAGACAGCCCGTTCGAAACGATTTCCCGGGACCGGATCCTCGACGACGTCACCCTGTACTGGCTGACGCGGACCGGCGCGTCGGCGGCCCGCATCTACTACGAAAGCCACAACTCCCTGGACCCCGAGCTGCGGGTCGACGTCCCGGCGGCGATCACCACCTACCCGCGCGACATCGAGAAGTACCCGCGCCCGTGGGCCCAGGAGCGGTACCGGCGCATCGTCCGGTGGAACGCGCCCGCGAAAGGCGGGCATTTCCCGTCGCTGGAGGTGCCCGAGTACTTCGTCGAAGACCTGCGGGAAGGTCTCGCCGCCGTGCTGGCCGTCAGCAGCCGCGGTGGTACGTCACTGCCCGCGGCAGGCCGGTGTCCGGCCAGGTGA
- a CDS encoding CGNR zinc finger domain-containing protein translates to MPAGFPDFRLGSVLATSFTATLTERRGDALERIPVPQRLVDWLAVSGLDVGSCTDAQLELARELRESIHAAATAAATGEALPAAAVRVINDRSAQGRAAAVLTPEGERRWRLGPDSGLEDALGVIAADAIDILSGERDGKLALCASPTCQAAFFDTSRSRTRRWCDMGTCGNREKKARFQRKNAGVVSP, encoded by the coding sequence ATGCCTGCCGGATTCCCCGACTTCCGCCTCGGTAGCGTGCTCGCGACCAGCTTCACGGCGACGTTGACCGAGCGCCGCGGCGACGCTTTGGAGCGCATCCCCGTGCCGCAGCGGCTCGTCGACTGGCTGGCCGTGAGCGGCCTCGACGTCGGCTCGTGCACCGACGCCCAGCTCGAGCTCGCCCGGGAGCTGCGGGAGTCGATCCACGCCGCCGCGACCGCGGCCGCGACGGGGGAGGCGCTCCCCGCCGCGGCGGTCCGGGTCATCAACGACCGCAGTGCCCAGGGCCGGGCCGCCGCCGTCCTGACGCCCGAAGGCGAGCGGCGGTGGCGGCTCGGCCCGGATTCCGGCTTGGAAGACGCCCTCGGCGTGATCGCGGCCGACGCGATCGACATCCTCTCCGGCGAACGCGACGGGAAGCTGGCCCTGTGCGCGTCGCCGACCTGCCAAGCCGCCTTCTTCGACACCAGCCGGAGCCGCACTCGCCGCTGGTGCGACATGGGCACCTGCGGGAACCGGGAGAAGAAAGCCCGCTTCCAGCGCAAGAACGCCGGGGTGGTCAGTCCTTGA
- a CDS encoding amidohydrolase family protein, which translates to MATTAITGAQVFDGEKPLGVRTVVLDGRKIRQVGGDVPDGAEVVDGRGATLLPGLIDAHVHSAPGSQALALRFGVTTELEMQGLNTRENRAHITEDDTVADIRSSGFAITPPGGHPSELMPEGFRPAGDLPPVMPLMPFSTTPEEAAAFVPRLLARGSDYIKFMIDDGSVEGHPGLPMLDQATLNAGVAEAKKHGALTVAHTLTLDATRMAAEAGVDGVVHVFMDRPHTAEIVDLIAGADMFVVPCVCLNASMMGITGSDLADDPRVARRLDGKWEETLRSSYDRYPQGKLEDVLATVGALAAAGVDVLAGTDASMAETFFGGLAHGASLHQELRYLVAAGLTPAQALRAATATTARRFGLGDRGRIAEGLRADLLLVDGDPTTDVGATLDIRAIWRRGSRLKD; encoded by the coding sequence ATGGCCACCACCGCCATCACCGGCGCCCAGGTCTTCGACGGCGAGAAGCCGCTGGGAGTGCGGACCGTCGTCCTCGACGGCCGGAAGATCCGCCAGGTCGGCGGCGACGTGCCCGACGGCGCCGAGGTCGTCGACGGCCGGGGCGCGACCCTGCTGCCCGGGCTGATCGACGCGCACGTCCACTCCGCGCCCGGCTCCCAGGCGCTGGCCCTGCGGTTCGGCGTCACCACCGAGCTGGAGATGCAGGGCCTGAACACCCGCGAAAACCGGGCGCACATCACCGAGGACGACACGGTGGCCGACATCCGGTCGTCCGGGTTCGCCATCACCCCGCCCGGCGGGCACCCCAGCGAGCTGATGCCCGAAGGCTTCCGGCCGGCCGGCGACCTGCCGCCGGTGATGCCGCTGATGCCGTTCTCCACCACGCCGGAAGAGGCGGCCGCGTTCGTCCCGCGACTGCTCGCCCGCGGCTCCGACTACATCAAGTTCATGATCGACGACGGCAGCGTCGAGGGGCACCCCGGGCTGCCGATGCTCGACCAGGCCACGCTGAACGCCGGGGTCGCCGAGGCCAAGAAGCACGGCGCCCTCACCGTGGCCCACACACTGACCCTCGACGCCACCCGGATGGCCGCCGAGGCCGGCGTCGACGGGGTCGTCCACGTGTTCATGGACCGGCCGCACACCGCGGAGATCGTGGACCTGATCGCCGGCGCGGACATGTTCGTCGTGCCGTGCGTGTGCCTGAACGCGTCGATGATGGGCATCACCGGCAGCGACCTCGCCGACGACCCGCGCGTCGCCCGCCGCCTCGACGGCAAGTGGGAGGAAACCCTGCGGTCCAGCTACGACCGCTACCCGCAGGGCAAGCTCGAGGACGTGCTGGCGACCGTCGGGGCACTGGCCGCGGCGGGCGTGGACGTCCTGGCCGGCACCGACGCCTCCATGGCGGAGACGTTTTTCGGCGGCCTGGCCCACGGCGCCAGCCTGCACCAGGAGCTGCGGTACCTCGTGGCCGCCGGCCTGACCCCGGCCCAGGCACTGCGCGCCGCGACGGCGACGACGGCCCGCCGCTTCGGCCTCGGCGACCGCGGCCGCATCGCCGAAGGGCTCCGCGCCGACCTGCTGCTCGTCGACGGCGACCCCACGACGGACGTCGGCGCCACGCTCGACATCCGGGCGATCTGGCGGCGGGGCAGCCGGCTCAAGGACTGA